A genomic window from Lotus japonicus ecotype B-129 chromosome 1, LjGifu_v1.2 includes:
- the LOC130721268 gene encoding protein MIZU-KUSSEI 1: MPSVHSSPCYPMENPAIASLLRHTTTAAATTTGGKRSKFSTGGLLKMFKLFPMLTSGCKMVALLGRPRKPMLKDSATTGTIFGFRKGRVSLAIQEDTRQMPIFLIELPMLTSALNKEMASDIVRIALESETKSNKKKVMEEFVWAVYCNGRKVGYSIRRKQMSDDELHVMQHLRGVSMGAGVLPSDNKESNSDGEMTYMRARFERVIGSKDSEALYMINPDGAQGPELSIFFVRAH; encoded by the coding sequence ATGCCATCTGTGCATTCTAGTCCCTGCTACCCAATGGAAAACCCTGCAATAGCATCACTACTCCGCCACAcaacaacagcagcagcaacaacaacagggGGAAAACGAAGCAAATTCTCCACAGGAGGACTCTTAAAAATGTTCAAGCTTTTTCCCATGCTAACCTCAGGCTGCAAAATGGTTGCTTTGTTAGGAAGACCACGCAAGCCAATGCTCAAAGACAGCGCCACGACAGGAACAATCTTCGGCTTCCGCAAAGGGAGAGTGAGTTTAGCTATACAAGAAGATACTCGGCAAATGCCAATTTTCCTCATAGAGCTTCCAATGCTGACAAGCGCTCTGAACAAGGAAATGGCCTCTGATATAGTGAGGATCGCACTCGAGAGCGAGACGAAGAGCAATAAGAAGAAGGTGATGGAGGAGTTTGTGTGGGCAGTGTATTGCAATGGGAGGAAAGTTGGGTATTCTATAAGGAGGAAGCAGATGAGTGATGATGAGCTTCATGTTATGCAACATTTGAGAGGGGTTTCAATGGGAGCAGGGGTGCTTCCTAGTGATAATAAGGAAAGTAATTCAGATGGGGAAATGACCTATATGAGAGCAAGGTTTGAGAGGGTGATTGGTTCAAAGGATTCAGAAGCTTTGTATATGATTAATCCAGATGGTGCTCAAGGACCAGAATTGAGTATCTTCTTTGTTAGAGCTCACTAG
- the LOC130721307 gene encoding uncharacterized protein LOC130721307 isoform X2: MRASLREGTRNIAAKGGRTSSKDRKIALQQDVERLKKKLRDEENIHRALERAFNRPLGSLPRLPPYLPPHTLGLVAEVAVLEEEIVRLEEQVLQFKQNLYHEPVYISASKMKLQHSASAKIANSKDSPKLSKLKSISQILGGAATSTTRPSRSTTLPEAKEQKENQPYTISTKRSKQSMYKGQTTEVPIKKLPMDNKPLKKHWNLPKKQQELRRIETPTGDKSPNVISENIMECLSSILLRMSTAKCQ; encoded by the exons ATGCGGGCAAGCTTGCGAGAAGGCACAAGGAATATTGCAGCTAAAGGTGGAAGGACATCTAGCAAAGACAGAAAAATTGCTTTGCAACAAGAT GTTgaaaggttgaagaagaagcttagGGATGAGGAGAACATTCACAGGGCATTAGAGAGAGCTTTCAATAGGCCTTTGGGATCTCTGCCTCGTCTTCCTCCCTATCTCCCTCCTCAT ACACTAGGACTTGTAGCTGAAGTGGCAGTGCTGGAAGAAGAAATTGTTAGGCTTGAAGAGCAGGTCCTACAGTTCAAGCAGAACTTGTACCATGAACCTGTCTACATTTCAGCCTCTAAGATGAAACTCCAGCATTCAGCATCTGCGAAAATTGCAAACTCCAAAGATAGTCCAAAACTGAGTAAATTGAAGTCCATTTCCCAAATATTGGGTGGTGCTGCAACATCTACAACTAGGCCTTCACGTTCAACAACACTTCCTG AGGCTAAAGAACAAAAAGAGAATCAACCTTATACTATTTCTACAAAGAGGAGCAAGCAATCCATGTATAAAGGCCAAACAACAGAAGTTCCAATTAAGAAGCTCCCCATGGACAATAAACCACTGAAGAAACATTGGAATCTTCCAAAAAAGCAG CAAGAACTAAGGCGAATCGAAACACCAACAGGAGACAAAAGCCCAAATGTAATCTCTGAAAATATTATGGAGTGTTTATCAAGTATCCTCTTGAGAATGAGTACTGCCAAGTGCCAATGA
- the LOC130721290 gene encoding uncharacterized protein LOC130721290 — MEVMVASAASPSGSPTRDHFNFMPYLSAPSSPKRFGEDFYLSAPTSPSSFYSQFDYFTGSNLDGDCDGGDDGFAFSVGGGSETPSRSAEELFHGGKIKPLHESSRTPLLSPRRSSPIAKGKKAVIEAFSPRRKKEVAESDGGGGERRGRDRTPAGSETSSSASKSGRRVTRSLSPYRVSHYTWEEEHQQRQRTKEEKSDLNSAPATAASSSSLSSTSKGSSGRKWRLRDFLLFRSASEGRGSSTDPLRKFHLFYKKGEEVKASSSTSTSFRGSETPRLRRKEPVSAHELHYARKRAETEDLKKRTFLPYKQGILGRLAGLGSITR; from the coding sequence ATGGAGGTGATGGTAGCATCAGCAGCTAGTCCCAGTGGAAGCCCCACCAGGGACCATTTCAATTTCATGCCATATCTCAGTGCCCCTTCTTCACCCAAGCGTTTTGGTGAAGATTTCTACCTCAGTGCCCCTACAAGCCCATCAAGCTTCTACAGCCAGTTTGATTACTTTACAGGATCCAATCTTGATGGTGATTGTGACGGTGGCGATGATGGGTTTGCGTTTTCTGTTGGTGGGGGGTCGGAGACACCGTCACGTTCAGCTGAGGAGCTTTTCCACGGTGGCAAAATCAAGCCTCTGCATGAATCTTCTAGAACACCGCTTCTCTCTCCGAGGAGATCTTCTCCGATTGCCAAAGGGAAGAAGGCGGTTATAGAAGCCTTTTCACCGAGGAGGAAGAAAGAGGTGGCGGAGAGCgacggtggaggaggagagagaagagGGAGGGATCGAACTCCGGCGGGTTCAGAAACTTCTTCCTCTGCTTCAAAATCCGGTCGCAGAGTGACCAGGTCGCTCTCTCCATACAGAGTATCTCACTACACATGGGAGGAAGAACATCAACAGAGGCAGAGAACCAAGGAGGAAAAGTCCGATTTGAATTCTGCTCCGGCCAccgcagcttcttcttcttcactttcttcCACTTCCAAAGGTTCTTCCGGCAGAAAATGGAGGTTGAGAGATTTCTTGTTGTTCCGAAGCGCCTCTGAAGGGAGAGGTTCAAGCACAGACCCACTGAGGaagttccatctcttctacaaGAAAGGTGAAGAAGTGAAAGCTTCTTCTTCTACTTCAACGAGTTTCAGAGGATCTGAAACTCCGAGGTTGAGAAGAAAGGAACCTGTTTCTGCACATGAATTGCACTATGCTAGAAAAAGAGCAGAAACAGAGGATTTGAAGAAGAGAACATTCTTGCCATACAAACAGGGGATTTTGGGAAGATTGGCTGGACTAGGATCAATCACAAGATAG
- the LOC130721307 gene encoding uncharacterized protein LOC130721307 isoform X1, protein MNTSVRTRNQPRKPPMTHEKVEMRASLREGTRNIAAKGGRTSSKDRKIALQQDVERLKKKLRDEENIHRALERAFNRPLGSLPRLPPYLPPHTLGLVAEVAVLEEEIVRLEEQVLQFKQNLYHEPVYISASKMKLQHSASAKIANSKDSPKLSKLKSISQILGGAATSTTRPSRSTTLPEAKEQKENQPYTISTKRSKQSMYKGQTTEVPIKKLPMDNKPLKKHWNLPKKQQELRRIETPTGDKSPNVISENIMECLSSILLRMSTAKCQ, encoded by the exons ATGAACACAAGCGTCAGGACAAGGAACCAGCCTAGGAAACCTCCAATGACACATGAAAAG GTAGAGATGCGGGCAAGCTTGCGAGAAGGCACAAGGAATATTGCAGCTAAAGGTGGAAGGACATCTAGCAAAGACAGAAAAATTGCTTTGCAACAAGAT GTTgaaaggttgaagaagaagcttagGGATGAGGAGAACATTCACAGGGCATTAGAGAGAGCTTTCAATAGGCCTTTGGGATCTCTGCCTCGTCTTCCTCCCTATCTCCCTCCTCAT ACACTAGGACTTGTAGCTGAAGTGGCAGTGCTGGAAGAAGAAATTGTTAGGCTTGAAGAGCAGGTCCTACAGTTCAAGCAGAACTTGTACCATGAACCTGTCTACATTTCAGCCTCTAAGATGAAACTCCAGCATTCAGCATCTGCGAAAATTGCAAACTCCAAAGATAGTCCAAAACTGAGTAAATTGAAGTCCATTTCCCAAATATTGGGTGGTGCTGCAACATCTACAACTAGGCCTTCACGTTCAACAACACTTCCTG AGGCTAAAGAACAAAAAGAGAATCAACCTTATACTATTTCTACAAAGAGGAGCAAGCAATCCATGTATAAAGGCCAAACAACAGAAGTTCCAATTAAGAAGCTCCCCATGGACAATAAACCACTGAAGAAACATTGGAATCTTCCAAAAAAGCAG CAAGAACTAAGGCGAATCGAAACACCAACAGGAGACAAAAGCCCAAATGTAATCTCTGAAAATATTATGGAGTGTTTATCAAGTATCCTCTTGAGAATGAGTACTGCCAAGTGCCAATGA